A window of Staphylococcus sp. 17KM0847 contains these coding sequences:
- a CDS encoding SepA family multidrug efflux transporter: protein MRGNFNWISLLVVLSIFIVSGALFLVVLALGLYGVSRILIMLNLGTFEYNQGFYDNLLYYGSYIILGYFLIFCIEFIMDVFRKKLATNPYFQGITFHLITYTLMVILFFFMIHIHYDKIQIDYWVIMLIIAFLYLCKEIFYPNSKNLNKHL, encoded by the coding sequence GTGAGAGGTAATTTTAATTGGATTTCCTTATTAGTTGTACTCTCTATTTTTATCGTATCTGGTGCACTATTTTTAGTTGTATTAGCTTTGGGTTTATATGGTGTAAGTCGTATTTTGATTATGCTTAATTTAGGAACTTTCGAATACAATCAAGGGTTTTACGATAATTTGTTATATTATGGTAGCTATATCATACTGGGATATTTTTTGATTTTTTGTATTGAATTTATCATGGATGTTTTTCGAAAAAAATTAGCAACGAATCCATATTTTCAAGGTATAACATTCCATTTAATAACGTATACACTCATGGTGATTCTTTTTTTCTTTATGATTCATATTCATTATGACAAGATTCAAATTGATTACTGGGTCATTATGCTGATTATTGCTTTTTTATACCTATGCAAAGAAATATTTTATCCTAACTCTAAAAATTTAAATAAACACTTATAA
- a CDS encoding MDR family MFS transporter yields the protein MTSGIQVTREQRNIIVAVMLVSAFIAILNQTLLNTALPAIMKGLNIDENTSQWLVTGFMLVNGIMIPLTAYFMDRIPTRKLYLLAMGAFLVGSITAAIAPNFFVLMLARVIQAMGAGVILPLSQFTMFSLFPKDRRGFAMGLSGLVIQFAPAIGPTLSGVLVDHFSWRAPLLVVVIVAIIGYIFGMIYMQNFSQIKEVKLDKASVVLSTIGFGLMLYSFSMAGSQGFHHPTVFVSLAVSLVIVGMFILRQLKIDNPILNLHAFKTRTFALTSVASMIVFTSMVGPALLIPLYVQNSLGLSAMLSGLVILPGALINGMMSVITGRLYDKVGARVLVIPGFALLLISTIMMAQLTAHTSYIYVIVVYTLRLFSVSLLMMPLNTAGINSLTNSMVSHGTAIMNALRTISGSMGTALMVTMMSIGAMLYTPSTTLSSSLVAREAMASGVNLAFYVTSAFVLVGFILSFFIYDRGKKPKDYQQNYVRRA from the coding sequence ATGACATCAGGTATTCAGGTGACACGCGAGCAGCGCAATATCATTGTTGCGGTTATGCTCGTCAGTGCCTTTATAGCCATCTTGAATCAAACATTATTGAATACAGCTTTACCGGCGATTATGAAAGGGCTAAATATCGATGAAAATACATCTCAATGGTTAGTGACTGGTTTTATGCTCGTTAATGGTATTATGATTCCATTGACAGCTTATTTTATGGATCGTATCCCCACGCGTAAATTATATTTACTTGCGATGGGGGCGTTTTTAGTCGGATCTATTACAGCTGCTATAGCACCTAATTTTTTTGTACTTATGTTGGCGCGTGTTATTCAAGCCATGGGAGCAGGTGTTATTTTACCATTAAGTCAGTTTACTATGTTTTCATTGTTTCCTAAAGATCGTCGAGGATTTGCGATGGGGCTTTCAGGTCTTGTTATACAGTTTGCGCCTGCGATTGGACCGACACTTTCAGGTGTTTTAGTTGATCATTTTTCATGGAGAGCACCTTTACTTGTAGTCGTTATTGTTGCGATTATTGGTTATATATTTGGAATGATATATATGCAAAATTTTAGTCAAATTAAAGAAGTTAAGTTAGATAAAGCTTCTGTTGTCTTATCAACCATCGGCTTTGGTTTAATGCTCTATTCATTCAGCATGGCAGGATCACAAGGTTTTCACCACCCAACGGTATTTGTGAGTTTAGCTGTCAGTCTAGTTATTGTGGGAATGTTTATTTTACGTCAATTAAAAATTGATAATCCGATTTTAAATCTTCATGCGTTTAAAACGCGTACGTTTGCGTTAACATCTGTCGCATCAATGATTGTCTTTACGTCTATGGTGGGCCCTGCTTTGCTCATCCCACTTTATGTCCAAAATTCCTTGGGCTTATCGGCTATGCTTTCAGGCTTAGTCATCTTACCAGGAGCATTAATTAATGGTATGATGTCTGTTATTACAGGACGTTTGTATGACAAAGTAGGTGCACGCGTTCTTGTCATTCCAGGGTTTGCATTATTGCTCATCTCTACCATTATGATGGCACAGCTTACAGCACATACTTCATATATTTATGTTATTGTTGTCTATACTCTAAGATTATTTTCAGTTTCCTTGTTGATGATGCCATTAAATACAGCGGGTATTAACTCATTAACAAATAGTATGGTTTCTCATGGTACAGCCATTATGAATGCTTTACGAACTATTTCAGGATCTATGGGTACAGCATTAATGGTAACGATGATGTCAATTGGTGCAATGCTGTATACTCCTTCGACTACACTGTCAAGCAGTTTAGTTGCACGTGAAGCGATGGCTAGTGGTGTAAACTTAGCTTTTTACGTTACTTCTGCTTTTGTCTTGGTTGGTTTTATTTTAAGCTTTTTCATTTATGATCGTGGTAAAAAACCAAAAGATTATCAACAAAATTATGTGAGAAGAGCATAA
- a CDS encoding hemolysin III family protein, with translation MTEVRAERVKVKKKTALETFKDINPLTFGEEIGNSVSHGVAALLMLIALPYAAVYSYASSGVLMSVGVSIFVISLFLMFMSSTVYHTMQQASPHKYVMRIIDHSMIYVAITGTYTPVSLVLVGGWLGWSIMVVLWGTTIWGILYKAIATKVNSKLSLLIYLLMGWVGIIYLPIIISKGLWWFLIFILLGGISYTIGAWFYAQKNRPYFHMIWHIFILIASLFHFVGILYFMQV, from the coding sequence ATGACTGAAGTGAGAGCTGAGCGCGTAAAAGTTAAAAAGAAAACAGCACTAGAAACATTTAAAGATATCAATCCATTAACTTTTGGAGAGGAAATAGGAAATTCTGTATCACATGGTGTAGCAGCGTTATTAATGCTTATTGCTCTACCATATGCAGCGGTTTATAGCTATGCATCGTCCGGTGTTCTAATGTCAGTGGGCGTTTCTATATTTGTCATTAGCTTATTTTTAATGTTCATGTCTTCTACCGTTTACCATACTATGCAACAAGCATCACCACATAAATATGTTATGAGAATTATCGATCACAGTATGATCTATGTGGCAATAACTGGAACTTATACACCTGTATCATTAGTACTTGTTGGTGGTTGGCTTGGTTGGTCGATAATGGTTGTTTTATGGGGGACAACAATTTGGGGGATTTTATATAAGGCTATTGCTACAAAGGTGAACTCTAAATTGAGTTTATTGATTTATTTATTAATGGGGTGGGTTGGTATTATTTATTTACCCATTATTATAAGTAAAGGATTATGGTGGTTCCTTATCTTTATTTTGTTAGGTGGTATTTCATATACTATCGGTGCATGGTTTTATGCACAAAAAAATCGCCCCTACTTTCATATGATTTGGCATATTTTTATATTAATTGCATCGTTATTTCACTTTGTAGGTATTTTATATTTTATGCAAGTGTAA
- the sdrM gene encoding multidrug efflux MFS transporter SdrM codes for MTFKNISVIVSLVLIMFMSAIETSIVSLALPTMRDDLNAIWPVSFVFTAYFIGIVLVIPILSELMARVRVIYITILGLILFVSGSLLSGVSTTFGMLIFARFIQGVGAGVNMSLAQIVPKLAFNIPFRYKVMGIVGSVWGISSILGPFLGGFILEVTTWHWLFFINIPIGVVAAVFVLYAYHFDNETTVKHAFDYKGMLFFYLVIIGLMLVVVGRLSILFSLLIGVLVLVCSVWLWRYSQKRHTSFIPTQSFQPIMIRVFFTDFFTAFMLIGFNVFVPTYLQDYVGLTPLQSGLIIFPLTVGWLIINFTLDKIEARLSLYRIYMLAFTLIGVGSLMVYVMPSHIYSIAIVLFCVGMSFGVVYTKDSVIVQEHSLTNQMKKMVSLFTLTRNLGNASGSAMIGVIYAWHLEFIKWPIQNVMIASMVIIMGLIFIWLRRIDVHGL; via the coding sequence ATGACGTTTAAAAATATAAGTGTGATTGTGTCACTTGTGCTCATTATGTTTATGTCTGCAATAGAAACGTCTATTGTATCATTAGCATTACCAACAATGAGGGATGATTTGAATGCAATATGGCCCGTTTCATTTGTATTCACAGCTTATTTCATTGGTATTGTACTCGTCATTCCGATATTAAGTGAATTGATGGCCCGTGTAAGAGTCATTTATATTACAATTTTAGGATTAATATTATTTGTGAGTGGTAGTTTACTATCAGGAGTGAGTACGACTTTTGGAATGCTTATATTCGCTCGTTTTATTCAAGGTGTTGGTGCAGGTGTTAATATGTCTCTTGCACAAATTGTTCCCAAACTTGCTTTTAATATCCCTTTTCGTTATAAGGTCATGGGAATTGTGGGGAGTGTATGGGGAATTTCAAGTATTCTAGGACCATTTTTAGGTGGCTTTATATTAGAAGTGACAACGTGGCACTGGCTATTCTTTATTAATATACCGATTGGTGTCGTTGCAGCTGTATTCGTATTATATGCATATCACTTTGATAATGAAACAACGGTTAAACACGCATTTGATTATAAAGGGATGTTGTTTTTTTATTTAGTCATTATAGGATTGATGTTGGTTGTTGTTGGAAGACTTTCGATACTATTTAGTCTATTAATAGGTGTTTTGGTATTAGTATGTAGTGTATGGCTCTGGCGTTATTCTCAGAAAAGGCATACATCTTTTATACCCACACAATCTTTTCAACCCATTATGATTCGTGTCTTTTTTACTGATTTTTTTACTGCATTCATGCTGATTGGATTTAACGTTTTTGTACCGACTTATTTGCAAGATTATGTAGGTTTAACCCCTTTACAAAGCGGATTGATTATTTTCCCGTTAACAGTAGGATGGCTTATTATTAATTTTACATTGGATAAAATTGAAGCACGTCTATCTTTATACCGCATCTATATGTTGGCTTTTACCCTTATAGGTGTCGGGAGTTTAATGGTTTATGTGATGCCAAGTCACATATATAGTATAGCGATTGTATTATTCTGTGTAGGAATGAGCTTTGGTGTGGTATATACAAAAGACAGTGTGATTGTACAAGAGCATTCATTAACAAACCAAATGAAGAAAATGGTATCGTTATTTACACTAACACGTAACCTCGGGAATGCATCTGGATCAGCAATGATTGGTGTTATTTATGCATGGCACCTCGAATTTATAAAATGGCCGATTCAAAATGTGATGATAGCAAGTATGGTCATTATTATGGGATTAATATTTATTTGGCTAAGACGTATTGATGTACATGGACTTTAG